From the Limanda limanda chromosome 7, fLimLim1.1, whole genome shotgun sequence genome, the window ACAATGAAGACTGGACCATCAAGTGTAAATGTTTTAGATGCCCTCTGCTGGCATACTTAGATGAATTTTAGAAACATTGCAATAACTgctttttaataatttacagATATgtgtatttgattgtattttgaACAAGCGTTACAGGCTAACAGATATAAACTGGAGAGTTGTATTTTACTGGCCACAGACTTAGAGGAAATCCGGACTGACAGCTAGCGACATGCAGGCAAGAGAACACTGTGTAGCCAAGATATAAAACATTGGACTGTGGACTGACAGAGTGGGGACCACAGTGAGcatcactgcatgaaaagaagcgtttgtgtcaatctgtgtcgcagagaagtgttggcacatccttcggttaacgactttcacacgtatctgcaggcagcaaaggaaacgctcagggttcctgcagttgtcaagcctgtgagctgttgagatttgaccccccctgctccaactcctagaggacgctttcacatgcaaatgacaatgctctgagcttcacaaatgcaaatcagtttccctgagagcagataacaccaatgtgtaagaggcaccaacaactatctggctgagtaaaccaggcttaaaataaatattaaacctgaaattttaaattgttcttaagtaagtaagtgtgctataatgaattatattgtataccacgaacaaaggtcaatgcagtcaaaagaaatgaaacaatgcactttatttcaaatttttattgtcatccaatcctaaatctcaacaactgtacagagtggcatgattacagtcactttttcaattgtgctggttaaatgcacagaggaagtgtaaaccacacctctaccagcaaataaatgatgctgggtatgatcatctgtgtcctgtaagctccaaacttctactggctttccataaaaatatctgtcctcccaaaatactggcatcaaattcacatgtcaatggcaaactaagctgttccatgaattataaatggtaccttttcaccactactttcaaaattgctatgaaacattcattgatttaatgatttaataataaaaatagtaatatttaatcccccatggactgcacagtgacaaaacacagcagccggctgtttggatacaacatacatctccactcagtttgattattattttaaatataaaggagacacaatatagagcttaaattccttcataatttgaacttcaattgtctaattgttgttattaaactttctcagtattccattaaaacagtcaacacttttatccaaagcgacttacgataagtgcattcaactataaggttacgaacacagaacagcgtgaatcatgtgtgtaaatgtactaaacaccacaaaaaataaacctggcctcagtcaaatacttatcccatatgaattaaccgctgctcacgtcacccgctcgcgtcatcagctgatggactcgtccaatcagagcctcgtaaacgccgtgcagcagcgtcgagtgtcccgcagacaggaagcgggtcgtgtttagcttgtcccgtacgagtgactctgtcttcggggtaaataacttgctgaagtcgacacgacgctgttccctggaggagaagatgagtgcgtgtggaggcagagccgcgggcccggtgtggacgagtcgaggcggagaagacgggcgcacagtccctgagttacggtgagctagagccgccatgctaaccactaagctaactggtacatctgaaagcatgtccgccactctttgggatagcgagaaagttgcttaaatacgaatacagcatcgagtgctggagcagatctagtgcatgtgtaaatatgtatgaattacttagatgtaacagtttgttctcgttaagttttttcatcaacgtgacttttttctgtatgttttcacagcctcagccccccccccccacacacacacacacacacacacgcacacacacacacaaacaaagaggcgttaggctgagacgctgaaagtccggatttaaagtgcagaaaatgaagccattgaatgtaagtaactgtttatgaattgttttggtgtttttttgctgtggatcttccaacggtgatgcagcgcggctatttccgtttattaataataaagtcatgttacatgtgttgttttccagctgcctgtccatgacgtacaaagacacactatgagccagtatgatccgaccagaccttacatcagcattgaggagttgtcggagaagaaagagggtaaggttatattcattaaataattttccagttacatgtaaaggtgtatgttgtaattgaactgtgctaattttactgaatgtgtttacagctgattgaagcgggacagatgacatggatccatccttccacagccaggagtgcaccgacctgtgtcccacacttcatataagactggaagctacactgatctcacagctacacaccacagacgtctacacactggagaagagtcccacaaagaagtcatgacccagaggctgcagagaaagatttcaagcctcatctgagtttttgtacaatatttttgctgtatgtaaataaagctttcactccacatataccttgttcacatttgttccctgtacaatatgttcacctataacatcaagcatcacatgaatgtttagttttaattaactgcagtgcttttggtaaaggcttacttataaataataataaatattaatatatacatttttattataaatattgtgtgggaggggcttaccccacgtgcggaatgctgtgaccccacgtgtgcactgcaatgacccataaggtgaccaatagcaacacttctaccaaccaatcacgagtgacattagtttcaagggtctgtggtttcctccaatggtgagtagagagaggttctagccagcggctggactccgattcatatgctaattagatcacacgtcgcgatcggtccgcgaggctcagcgagcccccccgcggctctctcctttgttctccaaatcccccttaaggtccgcaaacgccgatagacccaccttgtcttcactggcgaacgccgaggtaacatcatggaaacagttggttacagcaggggattaggcctgtccgtagaggttcactgtgacaataatactgcttttcgtctagtgcaTCTTGCCCAGGTCAGAGCTCATATCACAACATGGTGGCGAGGAACTGGAAATGTGAACCTTATATCACAATGCTCTTATCACTACTTGTTACTGGCTGGCTTACATCCGTACATTCTGCTTCTTCCAGAGGTCAGGCTTCAGTctataaatcaattaattactTACTTCAAACTTAAATAACATGATTGATAAAGTAATTACATAATAAACAATGCATTCTTCACAGTGATAATTAAATGGGTTGATATGTTAAACGTTATAAATTGCTACCCAATGGTTTTAGGAAACATTACTCTAGCTACTTGCTGAATCATGTCAGGGACTGGATGTTTAATGTCAAATCCAGCACTAGGCTTTCCAAAGTAGTTTTAATTGGTGCACAGTTAAGGTTCCTTTACTCCTCAACTTGTTGGGCTTTTACTCTGGATTGACTTTCAGCTAACTAACACCATATTGTGTAATTGCTGCACTACATCAGTAACAATATATTACAAATAAACCAGAGTTGTAAATGTTATCATCCTCCAGACCAAGTTTGAAcatgaaaacagatttaaaaattgTAAAAGCTTACACCACACAGTACATGGTGAAGAAGATTTAAAACTGATGATGTTTGGCTTGAAGAATGAACCAGAAGCTGTTATATTTGCGAGCTGGTGCCGTGCTGGCCAACAGCTCTAATGATTTTGGAAACATTCCTCATCCTTTAATGGTGAGCATCTTGAGAGCTTAGATCCTGATTATGAAACAACAGAAGACGTTGGTGGAGCAGTAAAAAAATCCTATAAAACCAGTTACATCACTGCTTACTAGGCAAAAAGTGAAGtgtcacttttttatttggAATTCTGTAGCACCAAAGATTATTTTTATGATGTGTgcaagagagggaaacagacacGTTTTAACACCCATTTTTTAGAAAGTCAgctttatttaaacttttaatgACTTGACTATCGACTATAGTCGTCACAATTTTATCTTTTTCCCGAATCATGTGTGCTGATTGGGGCCGTTCCAGTATCTCAGTTTGTGGCTCTAACACTCACAAGTCTAATTATTACCCACATTTTAACTCACAATAATACACTGACCTCGTAGACGCTCTTTCATGAGCACATTAGTCATCATTAACCATCGTAGATTTTTTCTCAGTTAGTGGGTTGTAGGTTGCAAAtaactgaaattaaatgtggggtgataaacaaaaacatggatCAGAATTACTCATATTCATAACCAGTTTAAGGTGAAGCTGTTGACTCAAGAGTCTAGTGTCCTGTAACAACGTCAGAGTCATTGGCTTGACAGTAACATCAAAATGTAAGTGTACAGACAAAAATTTCATCAAGAAGTAGGGCTGTCGCTCTTTAAGAAGAATCGAGTTTGAATTCATTGCAATTCCATCCACAAATCCTAAAGTGTGTTATATGATTAGAGCCTGCCACTTCACTGAGGAGACAAGCCAACATTTCTCTCAGGCAGTCATTTTATGAACTCTGCAAAGAGCCATAGCTTTATCTTTATTCCTACATCAAACCCCAAATCCCAGGTTTGGTTTGGCAGAGCCATCATAATTCATCAGATTACTTGTGTTTACTTCGCATAGTGTAGTCTAATTCTTTGTCATTTCCTGTAACTCAAATAGATTTGCAAGTGTTTGATGAATAGAATACAGTTTGTCTGGTCAGCTGTGAAGACATTATAACTAGATGATATTTAAGAGACttgtaaaaacataacctcgtAATTATATGATCGATATACACTGCGATGTTGCCTCTGACAGTCGATGAACCCATTCACACTTTCCCATCTATCATCACCTCTGTGATGCTGCTAAAATGAGGCCTCGGTGTGGGCTTAAATTGGCCAAGGACAGCAGAGATGAAAGATAGCCCATAATGAGCTTTCTTCCTTAAGAATCAATGTGTAGCTTTGTACCTGAAGGTTGTCTTTAAAATCAGTCTACTTCAGGTTCCTGGCCTGAGAAGCCAACCTATCTATCTTTTATCCATCTTTTTAAAGAGAAGCAGTGAGGTTGGCATTGTAACAAAGGGCATTTTGGGAAACACTCTGGTAGAGAATAATTCAATACCATGGGCGAAGATTTCTTGTATAAACTTGTCATGCTGTGTCTTCTGCTGGCTTAGCGTGTTACCTTCCCGATCATTGCACTGCATAATCTAATTGCCCTTTGGGAATCAGATGACTTTGTGTCTGTGGGAGATAATACACAATATGATGATCAGCTAAACCAGGTCTGAccttgtgtgtcagtgtaatcATCTGTGGATTGATATGAATCTCTAGCATCAAGGATAAGTCCTTATTGCTTTTGACAGCAGAGAGCAAAGAGTGCAAATCCACAATCTTTCCCATGTTTTACAACATTTACTTTGTGTCTGACCTTTATGCTGTAATTCAAAAGGCACTATGCAAAGATAATTATTATCGAAGCTCAATTAAGTAGGAGTCTTAGACGTTGTGGAGTAGAACTTTGCCGACAGTGCAAATGGACGCTTAATGCAGATGTGAATCTTTACAATGGTCCCCAAACTTGAAGGTGGGGGATGAAGGGAACTTGATTTGTATGTTTCTCTCATGtactctctctttcctctgcagccCGTCTGCTTTGAGGCCAGGCAGCTGTGTGGGGCACCGCATGTGGATCCTGCTGGCGATGACCCACCTCACCCTGGACTTCTCAGTGTGTAGCCCCCTTAACCAGGGTCCGGGGATCAAACTCACGCCCAAATCGGTGCCTCGCTCAAGGCCTCGCTTGCAGCCCCTCTGGGACACACCCAATAAGCTTCACTGGAGAACAGTGAGCCCGTTGGCCCATCGGCTCTTCAACCCTATCCCTCCACCCAAAGACAACAGGGCAGGGATAGGGCCCAAAGTCAAGGGTCAACAGCATCGAAAACCGACCCATAAAGGAAAAGCAGCATGTAAGGATTGCCAGTTGAGATACTCTCAAATGCAGACAGGTGGTCTTTCAGCTGTTATAGCAGAAGCTCCAGCAGCTTTATCCAGTGGGAACAGAGGAGACACGATGAGGTTGCTACTGAGAGCCAGAAGGCAGCTGAAATGGGACAGCTATGACAAGTCTCAGGAGGGCCGGACTACCACGGTGGCCGGATTTATCGACTGGGGACCCACGGGTACAGATAGCATAGATGGCGATGACAAACCGCAGCCGAATGTAACGCTGTTCGCCAGGGCCTCATCTCCCACAGTGGCCACAACCACTATTACGACAACCAGGCTCTCCCAAAGGACGGTCACTGTAGGTACCACACAAGAGCCCAAGAGGCCAGGCCCCACCAAGACCCCAATCAGCTCGGGGACTGTCAAACCATCAAAGCCATATGGGGACACACCAGGTAAGACATTGAAATCAGCTGCAAAGCTGAATACTTCCTGTGATTTCATTGTTCATAAACATGAGCTACAGAAATCCTTGTTTTATCCTCCTTTGGTGCATTTTCCCCACCAGGCGCCATGTGCAAACTCACCCTGTgtcttaaatataaaaacagatacAGTGCTGTCAAGGTGTTCCCTCAAAGTCAACAGTGTTTGGTTGCCTTAAGTTGGTTAGTTGCCCAACAGTGCTTAAGGTTTAGCTCTGAATGTTGTAATTTTGACTAATCAATAGGTAAATTCATCTTTAAGcagatatttaataaaaaataaaacaaataagaaacTTGCATGTTACAGAAATAAACACTATGGATTAAAAGTGGTGTGTCAAGTTTTGGGTATCTACATAAGCAGAAGTTTCTAAGGCTATTCTTACATTAAAGATATACAAGAATATATCTAATGCATTTTTACAAATTCATAAATTGGTCTTACATCTCTGTAAGGCAACCTCCCAGATGGACTGGAGGAGTAATGTATGCAAGCTCAAAACAAACTGACTGGATTAGAAATGTTCACTTTCGCCTCATCAACTGATTGTGTGCCTGTTATGGACATCCAttcatgtgtgttgtgtatgtgtgtatgtagcCAGAAAGCTCAGGTCCCATAGATGCAGAATTCTCAGCCACCACAGAGGCCCTTGGTTTAATGGTCTGTGGTCGTACATCTATAGTCTGCGTGATTCAACAAACACAGTTGGTGTGTGTTCACAAATTATCATTTATGTTGGCAAAGAGACACATCATATGTGTCGTGGAGGTGGCAGAACACACATTATTTCCACATCGGGGTAAAATGCTAAGATCAGATAAAATTAAAGACTTCTACTACTATTCATTAAACTACATAAACATTTTTACCTTTTCACTACAGTGAATGACTTCGAGTAATATGATTTTGCAACTTATCCTTGACCATTCTGTAGCCTTAAATACTGTATCTTGGCATATGTGATTTTTATGGACTGTCCCTCTGTGCTGTGGACATACTGAGCCAGGATATTAGATTTACCATTTCATTAAGTCCATGTGGGACGTGGCTTTTTAAATGGGCCATACAGGTAGTCATAAAACATAAGTCATGTTTAACAACTTCTGAACAAGCGCTATGCTAATTGAGCCGTTCCCATTTGGTGCATTAATATAAATGTCATAAAATTAGGCAGCCAACAGTGAGGGTGATCAGAAGTCCTTGGCCACCTCctattcaaaacattttttttttttaaagcacagaGGAATGGGAGGAAGTTTGTAGTGCAGACGTGCAGAACAAAATATCCATTTTAACTCAATTAGCCGAAGTCACCAGACATTTAATTTGTGCAGTTTTTAATCATTTCACTTAATTATTCTGGCTTTGTGGATCTGTAGAGAGTGACTGTAATGGTGGTCCTAAATGcgtaatatttttaaataaatgtgtgataCCCTAATGCTACTATTCAGTTACAAATACAAGGACTAGACCCTGGATTGGTGCCAAAAGCAAACAAGGATCTGTTTTGTTGATCTCAGCGTGTTTAGTGTCTCTCTATTTAAAGAATGCAAAGAAAGTAGAATTTAATATTTGTCataaacatacagtatgttTAAGTGAGACAATATGAAGTGTACGTATTGAATGTGGAATGTAATAGCAGAGACCAGCTGTGAATCAAAATCATGGCTTCATTTTGTATCCGGGAGGAAATCAGTCGCTGCTCCTGAGCTGATCATGGGAAAAAACAAGTCAGATTGTTCCGACTCGATGCACATTGTTGTATCAACACTACAAGCAGACTGTGTTCCATTAGAATCACTTTCAAAAGTTTTCTCCAACTTTGCTTTGCCCTGTGTCTGCCTCATACTGACCCCAAGGCAAGATATAATTACCGGAGCGAGGGGGGCACATCATTGGATGCTGATGAAATGAAGCTATTAGTGAAGGAGAGGTACTtcactttgtctctgtctcttactttcttttctcctgctTTGTCTTTGAGAGTTCTTTTGATACATTTCATTCAACTTTTGTCTGATTAATGCAAACTCAGATtaggaaaaacaaatgcaaaggcCTAAAACTGATGATTGTAATCAAGGTAATTTAGAGCTCACATAATTATACTCACGTACATTGCTGCTAGTGTgatttattatgttatattcagttcatttaaaaaagacagCACTCAGTTAAAATAGGTCCTCTGTTTGATCACCtctatcacttaagaatagaTTGCATGCACAAGTAATCGCTGGGATCTGGGAACATGACTCCATCAGGGTTTGAACAACAAGTATTCATGGTCCTTTCAGATAAAACACAATTGCACTGCAAACCCATTCCTGCTCAATGGTATGTGCTGCACTAGAACAACACTGACGCTCAGGAAGCTCTCTTGcatggtcaaaggtcatcgATAAACACTGACTGCTGTTGCCGGGCATGTAATACTCAATGAAGGAAAAGCTGATATTGTGCGTGATAGTGCAGCATGGGCCACATTTTAATGTCCGAACCTGTGCAAGCCCAAGAGGAAACTAACCGACCGGTCAAAACTGACAGGATTCCTGTTTTATGTGTCTGAACCTAATCCGAAACCCAATGCACTTTAAATAAGCTGCATTGACTTTGTGTTATTCTGTCCCACACACATGGTTATTGCTTGTTTTCCCTGATTATTatgtgcagtgtaaaaaaaaaatcagcacaGCCAACTTGACTGACCCGACCTAAATAACCGCCCCAGCCCAATGGGCTCAGGTTGAATATCTACACTCCAGTGTCTCTCTGGAGTGCAGAGTTCACTGAATTCTACTAGTTATGACACGtacacatttttacaaatcaTTTTGAATCAAATAGGCAAGTCAGATGTGATTTAACAGTCAGGtagcttgttgttgtatggccAGCTTAGTGCAGACCAAGAGGGCCACGTGCGCTGAACCTTTCCATTTGAAAGAGCCTTCAGTCAGTCTTCAATGCTTGTTggctgcatttcatttttttataacCCACAAAGAAAGTGAAGTTTTAACTGGATCGAAGAGAAATATTTAGTACCATTGTATCCTCATGAATTCACTGTAGCGTGTGAGTTTCCCACGGAGCTGCACGtacatttttttaagtaaacGTCCTTTTAAAAAGCACAATGTTAAATATAGTGGCCAAATGAGTTGACTTCCAAATTCTATAATATATTCAACAAAATATGTCAGTGCTTAACTCAAAGGTGCAGCCTTTGGCAATGCTCAAAGTGTATTTTGTACCAGACCACCAGGTTAGTGTTCATGCAGTGTCAGGATAATAGAGACATATTACACAGAAAAATGCAACACTGATTTCAGGTGAATGATGTAAGATCTGTTTACAATTTGAGCATTCGCATACAAGCAGGGAAGATTGCAAATCATGCAACTCCATGAAAGCCTGAGTGATCTGTGCCACTGTGACCCGGGGCACTTTCAGTAGCAATGTTATTAAACTCAGGGATCGGGTTAGCATCTATGAATCCTTAAACCTTTCCCTCGGTTTCTCTCATTCATTTTGAGCTGAGACTAAACCTCTGGGGTGAAATGAACCCAGTCACACTAACATCCACAGCACTCAAAGCTAATTGTAATCTCAAAGCACTGATGCAAAAATGACAGTTGGCTGATGTCTGTATTAAATACAGAGCTGAGACcaagatttattatttttttcttaattttttttactgtggaTTCAGTTAATTGGGGAAAATTGCTTGtctctaaaatgtcaaaaaataataaaaagtgctTGTCAAGTTACCAAAGCCCAAATGTATGTGCTGACAGCATTTAATCAGCTGGATCAGCAAATGACAAAAAGTGGAATTTGTATCAGATAAATTACACAAGCAATTATCAGCTCATAAAATATTTGTGCTGTTTGGGTCATTCATCCTTTTGCTTGGTTTCTTTATCTCCTTATCCTGTGAGCACAGTTCCAATATGGGGTCATACCTAAAGATCCTGTGCTTCCTTAtagaatgaaaatatatatgtttttagaAAAGAATACTCATTATTTTTACATGGGTCAGAAACTGTATCCTTCAATGTCAGCCCTGCAGAAACCATGAGCATTCACCCCTTTCATTAAATGGGCTGTGTAAATCAATTCACTATGATTCATGAATACTGTAGGCAACCAGCACAAATACAGACCATTAGTGTACTTTGTCTCAGGCCTGTATGGCGTGTGTGTGGCATGACCGTAATCGTCTTAtgccatgtgtgtctgtgtgtgcgtgtctgtgtgtgtgtgtgtgtgtgtgtgtgtgtgtgtgtgtgtgtgtgtgtgtgtgtgtgtgtgtgtgtgtgtgtgtgtgtgggcgcacATACATCACTGTAAATGCAAGGATGCAAGTGGATTTTTGTGTaaggctgcagagaggagaggaacacaGGGAATGATTCTAAAAGTTCTGTCATACATGGAAAGAGATAGAGAACTGTATCGAGGATCTTCAAGGTCCCAGCTCTACTGTGATCCTCAAATATTGCTAATACACAAAGTCATGATGCGTCTTTGACAGCCTGTTGCGCCGGTTTCAACGTGAAGATAGAAAGGGAAAAAGGAAACGCAAGCTTCAGAGCACAGTGGAGAAGCTGTCGAAGTGTCCTGCCTCCTAAAATGAAATGTCTCCTCACATTAAGCCAGCTGTTGCCTCTGCACAGTACAcattctcccacacacacacacacacacacacacacacacacacacacacacacaaactttggaCCAGCAGCAAGAATTTTATCATTTTTGAGCCTCCCTTAAAAAATTACCTCCTTTGCCCAATACAACAGATAGATCACTCATGACCATTAATACTGCTGTGATTCAGGGCTTTCAACCACTCAGTAATTTATTCACTTTTCCTTTGCACACAGAAGATATAATAGTTTTTCTCTGGCAGAAATGATGAAACGAAATGATGGCTGATGGAAGCTGACACATAAAAGGTCAAAAGGACGTAGTGATGAAAAAGCTTGGATAGAAAGATTGTCCCCCTAAATAAATGTGGGTTG encodes:
- the ajap1 gene encoding adherens junction-associated protein 1, encoding MQIPSALRPGSCVGHRMWILLAMTHLTLDFSVCSPLNQGPGIKLTPKSVPRSRPRLQPLWDTPNKLHWRTVSPLAHRLFNPIPPPKDNRAGIGPKVKGQQHRKPTHKGKAACKDCQLRYSQMQTGGLSAVIAEAPAALSSGNRGDTMRLLLRARRQLKWDSYDKSQEGRTTTVAGFIDWGPTGTDSIDGDDKPQPNVTLFARASSPTVATTTITTTRLSQRTVTVGTTQEPKRPGPTKTPISSGTVKPSKPYGDTPGLAVHQIITITVSLIMVIAALITTLVLKNCCAQSGNGRHNSHQRKIHQQEESCQNLTDFTPARVPSKVDIFTAYNDSLQCSHECVRTAVPIYTDEMIQQTPVYKSAYNGNRPSPTERQLIPVAFVSEKWFEISC